In the genome of Virgibacillus doumboii, the window GAACTGACTAAAAAATTTGAAGAATATGTACGCGGTACGATTGAAGAACTTATCAGCTGGACAGAAGAAAAAGAGCTTAAAGGTGAATTTTGTCTGGTAGTTGAGGGGTCCAGTGAAGCAGTTGCTGAAGAAAACAGTCTTTGGTGGAGTCATCTGTCCATAAAAAACCATGTAACAGCGTATATCAACGAAGAGAATATTCCGAGTAAAGAGGCAATCAAGCGAGTTGCTGCGGACAGAAATATGGCGAAGCGTGATGTGTATCAGGCTTTTCATATCGACTAAAAAAGTGGCTGACGATTTTACATGATGCGCGTCAGCCACTTTTATCACTTATTAGTTTGTCGCGATTGGATTTCATTGATGAGTTCTTGTGCTCCCTCGGGGCTAAGAACAATTTTACCATTCGCTAATGACATATTTTCATCTGATGTATCCCCGGTAATTTGACAAGTCATATTTGGCTTGTATTTTTTCAATACAATTTTGTCATTATCAACGTAAATCTCCAAAGCATCTTTTTCATGAACATCAAGTGTACGGCGTAACTCAATTGGAATAACTACTCTTCCAAGTTCATCAACCTTGCGTACAATTCCAGTAGATTTCATTTTTCCATTCTCCCCTCAATGGTTGGAAAAACATGTAGATTGCCTCGTTATGGCAAACGACGATGGTTTTCCATTACTTTGGTAAAATTTTTCGGCATGTTTCGACATCTGTATAT includes:
- a CDS encoding AbrB/MazE/SpoVT family DNA-binding domain-containing protein, translating into MKSTGIVRKVDELGRVVIPIELRRTLDVHEKDALEIYVDNDKIVLKKYKPNMTCQITGDTSDENMSLANGKIVLSPEGAQELINEIQSRQTNK